Proteins encoded by one window of uncultured Methanobrevibacter sp.:
- a CDS encoding PRC-barrel domain-containing protein: MRIKEDLINKEVLDGGANLIGKVIDVVMDKDTFEVTDLVIKKTGFADQIKSSGENVVPTELVKVMGDKVLLKNDDDI; this comes from the coding sequence ATGAGAATTAAAGAAGATTTAATTAATAAAGAAGTACTTGATGGTGGTGCTAATTTAATTGGTAAAGTTATAGATGTTGTTATGGATAAAGATACTTTTGAAGTAACTGATTTGGTCATTAAAAAAACAGGATTTGCTGATCAAATTAAATCAAGTGGAGAAAATGTTGTCCCTACAGAACTTGTGAAAGTTATGGGAGATAAGGTTTTACTTAAAAATGATGATGATATTTAA
- a CDS encoding cyclase family protein, whose protein sequence is MEYIDLTHKIENNLQEYPGDPKTNLEYFKKADENDSCTLLKLETGLHTGTHMDSPFHYIPNGKKISQLPLENFIGKASVNYVKSKSKEILVKNCNLKNTTEKIAIIITGWGKYYGSDKYFYNNPYISNELAELIIEKNIKGIAIDTCSVDKYGENTIHKKLLKNNIWIVENIKNSNKINKNSYDSIFIPLNIDAEASPIRAILKKD, encoded by the coding sequence ATGGAATATATTGATCTTACACACAAAATAGAAAATAACCTTCAAGAATACCCTGGAGATCCCAAAACAAATCTCGAATATTTTAAGAAAGCTGATGAAAATGATAGTTGCACATTATTAAAATTAGAAACTGGACTTCATACAGGAACTCATATGGATTCTCCATTCCATTATATCCCAAATGGTAAAAAGATATCTCAACTACCCTTAGAAAATTTTATTGGGAAAGCTAGTGTAAATTATGTGAAAAGTAAAAGTAAAGAAATTTTAGTTAAAAATTGTAATTTAAAAAACACAACTGAAAAAATAGCTATAATAATCACAGGATGGGGAAAGTATTATGGTAGTGATAAATATTTTTATAATAATCCTTATATCTCCAATGAACTAGCTGAATTAATCATAGAAAAAAATATTAAAGGAATAGCTATAGATACATGTTCTGTAGATAAATATGGTGAAAATACAATTCATAAAAAATTACTTAAAAATAACATATGGATTGTTGAAAATATTAAAAATTCAAATAAAATAAATAAAAATAGTTATGATTCAATTTTCATCCCATTGAACATTGATGCAGAAGCATCACCTATAAGAGCAATTCTAAAAAAAGATTAA
- the thsA gene encoding thermosome subunit alpha, which yields MAQGGQPIFILPEGTNRSVGRDAQRNNILAGKVLAETVRTTLGPKGMDKMLVDGLGDIVVTNDGVTILKEMDIEHPAAKMLVEVAKTQEDEVGDGTTTAVIIAGELLKKSESLLDQDIHPTIIAMGYRQAAEKAQEILDEIAIDSVDEETLMKVAMTAMTGKGTEAAREPLAKLIVDAVQKVAEDGVVDTDNIKIEKKDGAVVEDSTLVEGVIVDKERVHPGMPSEVKDAKIALVNSPLEVKETEVDAEIRITDPAQMQAFIEQEEKMVKDMVDKVAESGANVLFAQKGIDDLAQHYLSKAGILAVRRVKKSDIEKLARATGASVVTNLEDLTADDLGEAGIVEERKVSGEEMIFVEECSVAKSVTLFVRGSTKHIVDEIVRAIEDAIGVVAATVEDDKVVAGGGAPEIAMAKKLKDYADSISGREQLAVNAFAEALEIVPKTLAENAGLDSIDSLVDLRAAHEDSSVMGLDVFTGKVADMKEAGVIEPKRVKKQAIQSASEAAEMILRIDDVIASSGKGDADMGGMDPAAMGGMPPMM from the coding sequence ATGGCACAAGGTGGACAACCAATTTTTATTTTACCTGAAGGAACAAACAGGTCTGTCGGAAGAGATGCTCAAAGAAACAATATTTTAGCAGGAAAAGTCCTTGCTGAAACTGTAAGAACAACATTAGGTCCAAAAGGAATGGATAAAATGTTAGTTGATGGACTTGGAGATATCGTTGTAACCAATGATGGTGTTACAATCTTAAAAGAAATGGATATCGAACATCCTGCAGCTAAAATGTTAGTGGAAGTAGCTAAAACCCAAGAAGATGAAGTTGGAGATGGAACTACTACTGCAGTAATTATTGCTGGAGAATTATTGAAAAAATCTGAATCTTTATTAGATCAAGATATTCACCCAACTATTATTGCTATGGGATACAGGCAAGCAGCTGAAAAAGCACAAGAAATCTTAGATGAAATTGCAATTGATTCAGTTGATGAAGAAACTTTAATGAAAGTAGCTATGACTGCTATGACTGGTAAAGGAACTGAAGCAGCACGTGAACCATTAGCAAAATTAATCGTAGATGCAGTTCAAAAAGTAGCTGAAGATGGTGTAGTTGACACTGACAACATCAAAATCGAGAAAAAAGATGGTGCTGTTGTAGAAGATTCTACATTAGTTGAAGGAGTAATTGTGGATAAAGAAAGAGTACATCCAGGTATGCCTTCTGAAGTTAAAGATGCAAAAATTGCATTAGTTAACTCTCCTCTTGAAGTAAAAGAAACTGAAGTTGATGCAGAAATCAGAATAACTGATCCTGCTCAAATGCAAGCTTTCATTGAACAAGAAGAAAAAATGGTTAAAGATATGGTGGATAAAGTAGCTGAATCTGGTGCTAATGTATTATTCGCACAAAAAGGTATTGATGATTTAGCACAACATTACTTATCTAAAGCAGGTATTTTAGCTGTAAGAAGAGTTAAAAAATCTGACATTGAAAAATTAGCTAGAGCTACTGGTGCTAGTGTAGTAACCAATTTAGAAGATTTAACTGCTGACGACTTAGGTGAAGCAGGTATTGTAGAAGAAAGAAAAGTATCTGGCGAAGAAATGATCTTTGTTGAAGAATGCAGTGTAGCTAAATCTGTAACTTTATTCGTAAGAGGAAGTACCAAACATATTGTTGATGAAATTGTAAGGGCAATTGAAGATGCAATTGGTGTTGTAGCAGCTACTGTAGAAGATGATAAAGTTGTAGCTGGTGGAGGAGCTCCTGAAATTGCAATGGCTAAAAAACTCAAAGATTATGCTGATTCTATCAGTGGAAGAGAACAATTAGCTGTAAATGCATTTGCAGAAGCATTAGAAATAGTTCCTAAAACTTTAGCTGAAAATGCAGGTTTAGACAGTATTGATTCATTAGTAGATTTAAGAGCTGCTCATGAAGATAGTTCTGTAATGGGATTAGATGTATTCACTGGTAAAGTAGCAGACATGAAAGAAGCTGGTGTAATTGAACCTAAACGTGTCAAAAAACAAGCTATCCAATCTGCTTCTGAAGCAGCTGAAATGATTTTAAGAATTGATGATGTAATTGCATCTAGTGGTAAAGGTGACGCTGACATGGGCGGTATGGATCCTGCTGCTATGGGTGGAATGCCTCCAATGATGTAA
- a CDS encoding GNAT family N-acetyltransferase, which translates to MIRLANVNDIIEINKLLFQVQEIHADLRPDLFKVGGKKYGADELEKIITQKDETPIFVFEEDDKIVGYAFCIIFNHFDNSSNYKNLYIDDLCVNQDCRGKGIGTALYNHVLNYAKGIGCYNVTLNVWEGNDEAMEFYKHVGMKIQKTGMEKIL; encoded by the coding sequence ATGATAAGATTAGCAAATGTAAATGATATTATTGAAATTAATAAACTGCTTTTTCAAGTTCAGGAGATTCATGCTGATTTGCGTCCAGATTTATTTAAAGTTGGAGGTAAAAAATATGGTGCTGATGAATTAGAAAAAATTATTACTCAAAAAGATGAAACACCTATTTTTGTTTTTGAAGAGGATGATAAAATAGTGGGTTATGCTTTTTGTATTATATTTAATCATTTTGATAATTCATCTAATTATAAAAATTTATATATTGATGATTTATGTGTTAATCAAGACTGTAGGGGTAAAGGTATTGGAACTGCATTGTATAATCATGTTTTAAACTATGCAAAAGGTATTGGATGTTATAATGTAACTTTAAATGTTTGGGAAGGTAATGATGAGGCAATGGAGTTTTATAAACATGTTGGTATGAAAATTCAAAAGACAGGAATGGAAAAAATTTTATAA
- a CDS encoding molybdenum cofactor biosynthesis protein B: MRSETTEKHKKLSSNDITCGIITLSDTITTNEDDLSGQYLANELSKRYQLKSKIIIPDEKKALIESIEKMIENNIEVILTTGGTGLDSRDITVETVESIFDKKIEGFGEIFRHQSFLEIGSGALISRATAGVYKKTVIFSMPGSPNAVKTALNIIIDEFPHLVFHAQK; encoded by the coding sequence ATGAGAAGTGAAACAACTGAAAAACATAAAAAATTATCATCTAATGACATTACTTGTGGTATAATAACATTAAGTGATACTATCACTACAAATGAAGATGATTTATCTGGACAATATCTTGCAAATGAACTATCAAAAAGATACCAGCTAAAATCTAAAATAATAATACCTGATGAAAAAAAAGCACTAATTGAAAGTATCGAAAAAATGATTGAAAATAATATTGAGGTTATATTAACAACTGGAGGTACTGGACTAGACAGCAGAGATATAACTGTTGAAACAGTAGAAAGTATCTTTGATAAAAAAATTGAAGGATTTGGTGAAATTTTTAGACATCAATCTTTTTTAGAAATTGGTTCAGGAGCACTCATTTCTAGAGCTACAGCAGGAGTATATAAAAAAACAGTCATATTTTCTATGCCTGGCTCCCCCAATGCAGTTAAAACTGCATTAAATATAATAATTGATGAATTTCCCCATTTGGTATTTCATGCACAAAAATAA
- the pyrE gene encoding orotate phosphoribosyltransferase has product MITKEYLINLLKENGVFLKGDFKLSSGKKSDYYINMKKAITDPEILSTIANLITESIVEDNIDKVAGPALGAVPIATAVSLESKIPLLMIRKEKKGYGTSKLIEGELNKGDDVIVVEDVTTTGGSLLKAIHGIQDNGGNVKRAFVVVDRQEGAIEAFDKEGIKLEPLITVDDFF; this is encoded by the coding sequence ATGATTACTAAAGAATATTTAATTAATTTATTAAAAGAAAACGGTGTTTTCTTAAAAGGGGATTTTAAATTATCTTCTGGTAAAAAAAGTGATTATTATATAAATATGAAAAAAGCTATTACTGATCCTGAAATATTATCAACAATAGCTAATTTAATCACAGAATCTATTGTTGAAGATAATATTGATAAAGTGGCAGGTCCAGCACTTGGCGCAGTTCCTATAGCTACTGCAGTTTCACTTGAATCTAAAATTCCTTTATTGATGATTAGAAAAGAAAAAAAAGGTTATGGGACCTCTAAACTTATTGAAGGTGAATTGAATAAAGGTGATGATGTTATTGTTGTAGAGGATGTTACAACTACTGGTGGATCATTACTTAAAGCTATTCATGGAATTCAGGACAATGGAGGAAATGTAAAACGAGCTTTTGTTGTTGTGGATAGGCAGGAAGGAGCTATTGAAGCTTTTGATAAAGAAGGAATCAAATTAGAACCTTTAATAACTGTTGACGATTTTTTTTAA
- a CDS encoding winged helix-turn-helix domain-containing protein, whose translation MTIKRLLDQIFLQRKGGKTSAKIVDLLLVRPYNGSQIARIIKMDYNTIEYHLDILCESKLVMCESDSYGSLYYPTDLLLNNHEEYEKIKEMITITT comes from the coding sequence ATGACAATAAAAAGATTGTTAGATCAAATATTTCTACAAAGAAAAGGTGGAAAAACTTCTGCAAAAATCGTGGATTTATTGCTTGTACGCCCATATAATGGGAGTCAAATAGCTAGAATTATAAAAATGGATTACAACACTATTGAATATCATTTAGATATCCTATGTGAAAGTAAATTAGTAATGTGTGAATCAGATAGCTATGGATCCTTATATTATCCTACAGATTTACTACTAAATAATCACGAAGAATACGAAAAAATAAAAGAGATGATAACAATAACTACATAA
- a CDS encoding adenosylcobinamide amidohydrolase, translated as MQTKKLIFKNSTGDRAYIYKDSIVVDFGVCRNGISTSDLNGGYSSDFKSVFNHYLSQENINFLENHSVYEYLLKHCGVLEIDYKYTTGLLTSAKMENACVVTKYYKNLEVSVITTAGVRVNASRAGDPASYYEENAKFHFDVGTINSIILTNVSLEPGTLGIGLMTATEAKAVALNNLRIPSQFSNGFATGTGTDGVAIFSNIGSDNVLSNAGKHSKLGELIANCVIESVTEAIKRQVWITNKSQCNVLARLTRYKLDINEFYDNLDEDKENFIKSLQISARKQNNVALTSSILNLIDEVENGLINKKTAYNLAKNILNNDCEDYYILKILNFWIDKFLS; from the coding sequence TTGCAAACTAAAAAACTTATTTTTAAAAATTCAACTGGGGATAGAGCATATATCTATAAAGATTCTATAGTAGTTGATTTTGGAGTTTGTAGAAATGGAATTTCAACCTCTGATTTAAATGGAGGATATAGTTCTGACTTTAAATCAGTTTTCAATCATTATTTATCTCAGGAGAATATTAATTTTTTAGAAAATCATAGTGTTTATGAATATTTACTTAAACATTGTGGTGTTTTGGAAATTGATTATAAGTATACAACAGGACTTTTAACTTCTGCTAAAATGGAAAATGCATGTGTTGTTACAAAATACTATAAAAACTTAGAAGTTAGTGTAATAACTACTGCTGGTGTAAGAGTAAATGCCTCAAGAGCAGGAGACCCTGCAAGTTATTATGAAGAAAATGCTAAATTTCATTTTGATGTGGGAACGATTAATAGTATTATTTTAACTAATGTTTCTTTAGAGCCGGGGACATTAGGTATTGGCTTAATGACGGCTACTGAAGCAAAGGCTGTAGCTTTAAATAATTTAAGAATTCCAAGCCAATTTTCAAATGGGTTTGCAACAGGAACAGGAACTGATGGCGTAGCTATTTTTTCAAATATTGGATCAGATAATGTTTTATCTAATGCAGGAAAACATTCAAAACTTGGAGAATTAATAGCTAATTGTGTTATTGAATCAGTAACAGAAGCTATTAAAAGACAAGTTTGGATTACAAATAAATCTCAGTGTAATGTTTTAGCTAGATTAACAAGGTATAAATTAGATATTAATGAATTTTATGATAATTTAGATGAAGATAAAGAAAATTTTATAAAGTCTTTACAAATATCTGCAAGAAAACAAAATAATGTAGCATTAACTTCTTCTATTTTAAATTTAATTGATGAAGTTGAAAATGGATTAATTAATAAAAAAACAGCTTATAATTTGGCTAAAAATATTTTAAATAATGATTGCGAGGATTATTATATCTTGAAGATTTTAAATTTTTGGATTGATAAATTTTTAAGTTAA
- a CDS encoding glycosyl transferase produces MELDTGIENETLQSLIRNCLLELNKLKLDLTELEVAKARDTTPQKIQELENHIVNKEKEVSLIKFKAEDEINLLKKQVEEKDALIKNQEDRIYELDYVNNSLDEIKTYFAEQLKDYKKKELAEVNERLNESFKNIAEKDAKINSLSRTIDDYKIQLIKLENNSEFENRISALERELQYKNNELHEKEEEINSKENEISFLKESTISKDNYINLQKDLSLLKKSTVSKEDYINLQKELDSKEDKIKRLEEINNFFNELQEEQEAYETMEKIPPFKLEKKRFDK; encoded by the coding sequence ATGGAATTAGATACTGGTATTGAAAACGAAACTTTACAAAGTTTAATTCGTAATTGTTTGTTGGAGCTCAATAAACTTAAATTAGATTTAACAGAGTTAGAAGTAGCTAAAGCTAGAGATACAACTCCTCAAAAAATCCAGGAACTTGAAAACCATATTGTTAATAAAGAAAAAGAAGTTTCACTTATTAAATTTAAAGCAGAAGATGAAATTAATCTTTTAAAAAAGCAAGTGGAAGAAAAAGATGCTTTAATTAAAAACCAAGAAGATAGGATTTATGAGTTGGATTATGTAAATAATTCTCTTGATGAAATTAAGACTTATTTTGCAGAACAATTAAAGGATTATAAGAAAAAAGAACTTGCTGAAGTTAATGAAAGATTAAATGAATCTTTTAAGAATATTGCTGAAAAGGATGCTAAAATTAATTCACTTTCAAGAACTATTGATGATTATAAGATACAGCTTATTAAATTAGAAAATAATTCTGAATTTGAAAATAGGATTTCTGCTCTTGAAAGAGAACTTCAGTATAAAAATAATGAATTGCATGAAAAAGAAGAAGAAATTAATTCTAAAGAAAATGAAATATCTTTTTTAAAGGAATCTACAATATCTAAAGATAATTATATTAATCTTCAAAAAGATTTATCTCTTTTAAAGAAATCTACAGTTTCTAAAGAGGATTATATTAATCTTCAAAAAGAACTTGATTCTAAAGAAGATAAGATAAAACGTTTGGAAGAAATTAATAACTTCTTTAATGAACTTCAAGAGGAACAGGAAGCTTATGAAACTATGGAAAAGATTCCACCTTTTAAATTAGAGAAGAAACGATTTGATAAATAG